A stretch of DNA from Acidobacteriota bacterium:
CTGAAGAAGACCAAGCCCAAGGCGCGCCTGCGGGGTGAAGGCAGCATGGCCGACATCGTCAAGGAGAACCGCAGTTGATACTGCTGTACATGGACACGAGTGCGCTGTTCAAGCGTTACGTGGAGGAGCACGATTCGGAAGCGGTACTCGCGAGGATAGACGAGGCGCCTGCGGTCGGGACGGCGGTGATGACGCGTGTCGAGGTGGCGGCCCGCCCTGGCCAGGGCCGTGCGTGCGCAGCGCCTGGACCGCAACGAGGCAGAGGACGCCGAACAGGAGTTCCTGGGCGACTGGGATGACTTCACGAGGATCGGTGTGACGGAGGCGCTGGTCGCGCGAGCCGGCGACCTCGCTTGGCGGCACAACCTGCGAGGGTACGACGCTGCGCAGCTCGCAGCAGCGCTGGCGTGGCAAGAGATGAGGGAAGACATGCAGGACGAGATCGTGTTCGCCTGCTTCGACGCCGAGTTGGTCCAGGCAGCTGCGGCCGAAGGCCTCAGTACGTGGCCGGAATAGGCAGCGCAAGCGGACCCAGATCAAGAAGGGCCCTCATCACGCCGACTCGCCGTTCTGCAGCGGCACCGACGCCCATCCCCGCCCGCTCGGTGAGCCAAAATCACCGCCGACGGCTGGTACTACGTGAATAGCCGGGGAGACCACCATCATTCAAGCACCCGGCCAAGCCGGGGAAGGTGACGGTCAAGGGACATCCGAGCGACGAGATCAGCGGGGCACTGCTGGCGAGCATCTGGCGACAGGCGGGTATCGGAAAGCCCGAGGAGTAGCGTCATGAGCAGCATGGAAAACACGAGGACGCGCAGACAGCTCGAGGAGCGGATCGGGGTTCTCCAGCAGGTCTGTGCGGAGGCATACCAGCTGGCCGGCGCCATAGGCGCGCCGGAGAAGGCGCTGGACAACCTCGCGGCGGCAGCCGACGGTAGACCAATCCCGCACGCCACGTTCCTGCCGGTGTCAGCGGCGGACTGCGACGAGCTCGGCGACGCAGATACGGCCCGCGCCAACAGACAGGGGACAGCGACCTCCGCAGTCCAATCGCGAGGATAGTCGGAGCCCGAAGGGTCGCTCGGACCATCTGGAGGGACTTGGTGTCCGCGCTGGAACCCAGACTTCCCACTTGTACGGGGGCCGTCGGGGCGGCACTACGCGAAGGACGTGTGCTCTATGACGCCCCGCGCG
This window harbors:
- a CDS encoding type II toxin-antitoxin system VapC family toxin — its product is MSRWRPALARAVRAQRLDRNEAEDAEQEFLGDWDDFTRIGVTEALVARAGDLAWRHNLRGYDAAQLAAALAWQEMREDMQDEIVFACFDAELVQAAAAEGLSTWPE